A stretch of the Argentina anserina chromosome 6, drPotAnse1.1, whole genome shotgun sequence genome encodes the following:
- the LOC126800188 gene encoding uncharacterized protein LOC126800188 gives MGDYHYIYKDLDGASTQWDDIQAKLGNLPPKKPAFKPPAFTPAEDEASAPKDKSWIDNKTQQDLQDLEDDPDLDDDRFLEEYRRKRLSELREAAKIARFGSVVPISGSDFVREVSQAPPDVWVVVILYKEGIPECGLLMQCLEDLATKYPATKFVKIISTDCIPNYPDRNLPTLLVYNSGAVKANHVGMRSFGRRCTPEGVALVLCQSDPVLNDGQSANDRSREAVIEGVRKRFIEKVVTQHEDKDDGYSSD, from the exons atggGGGATTATCACTATATCTACAAGGACTTGGACGGAGCCTCCACCCAGTGGGATGATATTCAGGCAAAGCTCGGCAATCTTCCGCCGAAGAAGCCGGCTTTTAAGCCCCCGGCCTTCACTCCCGCCGAGGACGAAGCCTCCGCTCCTAAAGACAAGTCTTGGATCGATAACAAGACCCAGCAGGACCTCCAGGATCTCGAAGACGATCCCGATCTCGACGACGATCGCTTCCTTGAGGAATACAG GAGGAAGAGGCTGTCTGAATTGAGAGAAGCGGCTAAGATTGCAAGGTTTGGATCAGTGGTTCCAATTTCAGGATCGGATTTCGTGCGTGAGGTTTCTCAAGCTCCACCTGACGTTTGGGTGGTGGTGATTCTCTACAAAGAAGGAATTCCGGAGTGTGGATTGTTGATGCAGTGTCTGGAAGATTTGGCAACCAAGTACCCAGCAActaaatttgtgaaaataataTCCACAGACTGCATTCCTAACTACCCAGATCGTAATCTTCCGACTCTTTTAGTGTACAACAGTGGTGCTGTTAAAGCCAATCATGTTGGGATGCGCAGCTTTGGTCGGAGATGCACACCTGAAG GTGTGGCTTTAGTTCTCTGCCAATCAGATCCTGTACTTAATGATGGGCAGAGTGCTAATGATCGTTCAAGGGAAGCTGTGATCGAGGGAGTTCGCAAGAGGTTCATAGAGAAAGTGGTGACACAACATGAAGATAAGGACGATGGGTATTCCAGTGATTAG
- the LOC126800179 gene encoding pentatricopeptide repeat-containing protein At2g20710, mitochondrial-like: protein MMKLSHFNSLFSRPTLGSARRDLSLHTTAAANAHRRSWRGSLNGLYRRISRSDPKASALPILDKWVHQGRPVDKDGLVTIVKELRHYKDYKQALEVSMWMSDKRYIELLPADIAVRLDLIAKVHGTEQAENYFYNIPKKLKVLEVYSALLNCYGRAKQLDKAEATMQKMRDLGIAKTSLQYNILLNLYYKTGNKEKFHSLIREMEENGIGIDRFTIGIKLSAAAAASDLEGIEKIVAEWQSVPGSPLDWVNYAVAANGYTKIGAVDKASEMLQRSEEQIPSSKRQRPAYEYLMTQYAVLGKKADTLRLWKCYKEHMKIYNRGYVCVMTSLSKFDDIESVEKVFEEWESKHLNYDTRIPNTLIGAYARNGYLDKAEALMSRIRLKDQKPNPTAWNHMAKGYLHQGEIEKALDAATKAISAAQPGWIPDKDVVAACLEYFKSKTDLKGAEDFIKLLGGKNIIPVNVQERLLSHIKNENWTSVVGEMEWDFPKGDEEETSELTEMEIGQ from the exons ATGATGAAGCTCTCTCATTTCAACTCTCTCTTCTCCCGTCCAACACTCGGAAGCGCTCGACGTGACCTTTCTCTGCACACAACGGCGGCCGCCAACGCCCATCGCAGGTCCTGGAGAGGCTCGCTCAACGGCCTCTACCGTCGGATCTCCCGGAGCGATCCGAAGGCCTCCGCTTTACCCATTCTCGACAAGTGGGTCCACCAAGGCCGACCCGTTGATAAAGATGGCCTCGTCACTATCGTCAAGGAGCTCCGGCACTACAAAGACTACAAACAAGCTCTTGAG GTGTCCATGTGGATGAGTGATAAAAGGTATATTGAACTTTTGCCGGCCGACATAGCCGTCCGGCTCGACTTGATTGCAAAAGTTCATGGAACAGAACAAGCCGAGAATTATTTTTACAACATTCCCAAAAAATTGAAAGTCCTTGAGGTTTATAGTGCTCTTCTCAACTGCTACGGCCGTGCTAAACAGTTGGATAAAGCAGAGGCCACCATGCAGAAGATGAGGGATTTAGGGATTGCCAAGACGTCATTGCAATACAATATTTTGCTCAATTTATATTATAAGACTGGAAACAAGGAGAAATTTCACAGTCTGATAAGAGAAATGGAAGAGAATGGCATCGGGATTGATAGATTCACAATTGGGATTAAACTTAGTGCAGCTGCAGCTGCTTCTGATCTCGAGGGAATTGAGAAGATTGTGGCAGAATGGCAATCCGTTCCTGGGAGTCCTCTTGACTGGGTTAATTATGCTGTTGCAGCAAATGGTTATACAAAAATTGGAGCTGTGGACAAGGCTTCCGAAATGCTACAGCGATCTGAGGAACAAATACCAAGTTCTAAAAGACAGAGGCCAGCATATGAGTATCTTATGACTCAGTATGCAGTTCTAGGGAAGAAAGCTGATACTTTGAGACTATGGAAATGTTACAAGGAgcatatgaaaatatacaatAGAGGTTATGTATGCGTAATGACCTCACTCTCAAAGTTTGATGACATTGAGAGTGTTGAGAAGGTATTTGAAGAGTGGGAGTCTAAGCATTTAAATTATGATACGCGTATCCCAAATACCTTGATTGGTGCTTATGCCAGGAATGGTTATCTTGACAAGGCTGAAGCCCTTATGAGCAGGATAAGATTGAAGGATCAGAAACCTAATCCTACAGCATGGAATCATATGGCTAAAGGGTATCTTCATCAAGGTGAAATTGAGAAGGCACTTGATGCGGCAACAAAAGCTATTTCCGCTGCGCAGCCAGGGTGGATACCGGACAAAGATGTTGTGGCTGCATGTCTGGAATACTTCAAATCGAAAACAGATTTGAAAGGAGCCGAGGACTTCATAAAACTCCTAGGGGGTAAGAATATTATTCCTGTAAACGTGCAGGAAAGACTGTTGAGTCATATCAAAAATGAGAACTGGACCTCTGTAGTAGGTGAAATGGAATGGGATTTTCCAAAgggtgatgaagaagaaacaaGTGAACTTACTGAGATGGAAATTGGGCAGTAG